A window of Daucus carota subsp. sativus chromosome 2, DH1 v3.0, whole genome shotgun sequence genomic DNA:
aaaaaatgaagtaaaagttattagaagcaaattaagacttgtaagtgattaaagtgtttggaaaagaagtagaagtcatgaaacaaaagcaaatataagtactttttgactttacacacaataaaaacaaacaattgtttctaacttataaattcagAAACCGGAATTTTAAGCCCCGGCCAATAAACACCCCCTTAGTATCGCTTGTAACTTAAAATGCACAATTGATCGAGTGCTTTTGAATCTCATTAGACACGAATacaacaacatatatatataagagataAAAGATTTTTTCAGCTACCACTTATTATTATTAGctacattaataataattatatgttatatGCAGGGAAGTAATTAAGGAATGACATTTGCAGAGAAAGCATCGACAAAACTGATCCAATtctcatcatcttcttcattatCAGCAGCAATGTGATTCCATTCATCTATAAGATGAACTCCCTTGTCATTTTCATCACTGTTCTTCGCAAATCTGCCTCTGATTCTCGGTCGACTGTCAGCTAATGTCTTTCTGCATACATACTGTTCTCACAACATATATACATGTcagtaaattaaattaatataagatCTTGAATAACTGTAATGATAGAAGTAAAAGTAAGAAAGGTCATATAGAAGAAAAAAAGGTAATTAAGAAAGCTAAGTACCTTAATTTTCTTGTTGAAATTCCTGAGGTTGCGCTTGCTTCTGTATTTCTCAATCTTGTCCTTTTTCTCTTGTGGACTGCACTTGCATGCTTTAGCGTTCATACACTCAATAATGCTGCTCTCATTTGACAATGGACTTTGTGATCGATGGTGCTGTTGTGCCATGTTATTTCTCTGTCGCATCAACTTCAAAATAAGCTAGTGTTTCTCATCATCAAAAAGTTAAGATGTAAAGTAATCATAGACACTTATATTATCACTCCCAAATAGTAGTGATGAGAGAGTACTGTATGTTACTCAGAGATGAGtcaacaatttaattaattacaatttccTCATAAGTTAAAAAACTAGTTACTCATGAGACATGCAAATCTGGTCATATATAGGAAATTAGAAGATGgttatcgatatatatatatagttgatgGTGTCAAATCCCGGGTCATTATCTTGAATAGCAACAATTGGACCCTATAGCTGCAGTTGCATGCACCAGAGGATACCATGATTACATTTACACTTACACTTACACTTACACTTACACTTTCACATATACTTCGAGAAGGCATATGGCAAGAGCTTTTTCAACTTCACTCTAAACCACTTGTAACTGTATCAACTAGCTAGCTCCCACAACTATGCCAAATACTTTCTACAACAATGTAATGCTACCTTTTCCGagagattattattattaatatcgaCTTGTAATTGATAGGACATGATATGCATAAGATATATGTGATACACTGATACTCATGTTTTATATTCTCGGTCTGTCCCCTTTTATATGTCTATTTgggttttcaaattaaaaaagttaaattgATTAAGTTTTAAGTaaatactagttgagaagccgcgcgttgcgacggcctataaaaactatattaatgattcaatattgatattaatagaataaaataattttgtagttgtctataaaaactaattaacgtttcaaaattaatatttgtaggagaaaataaattttatattataaaaatcttgatgtaataccaataccaatatataaaattgtaaaattggactataattcatggtgaaaaaatgaaaataaagttatacaggtaattaacaatttaaaacacgacgaattttaattttatttgtgttttttttgaaaaataattatgttcttacattgtcaccttccgccaatttttttggattgattgtgcacacaaacatctaacttaaatccgtgagttTGTAGTATTGAGaaagaggaggttgtgtttagatgatccaaaaccttacGATCTacgggggtatttataggtgcagagagacttgtgtgctactctttcctataattaaataatctgaaacaaaattagattaaaactttcaaattactatattccgtaaataatccaaaacaaaatcagattctgatacttgcttctaatatacccaaaactaataaaggtagttctaatttttgatatttttcatccaaaaattccatataatttaaaaaatagaacggacCGATGTGGGAGGCGCCATCTAcagcccctcgcttctccaccatattttcctttatacaaagttaatcatataataattaacaacaaacatgtccgatgaacaaaacaaatattataaaagaataaccaacaaacatacatcactaatagttaatttattaatatcatccatcaatatcatgtcaagactatattcttttcccttgTTTGAATTTGTCGGCTCCTACAtagcgatctataactacctttgcttgcaacaatctttatttttttaatactatataaacagccttcacttattgttgcagaagaacggcaccaccgagttagaaatcaagcaagagaactatcaccagagagaggtagagttgtggtattgagagagagaagtttttgtttagatgatccaaaaccctacaatatataggggtatttataggtgcagagagacttgtgtgctactctttcccataattaaataatttaaaacaaaatcagattaaaactttcaaactactatattccataaataatctgaaacaaaatcagattaaaattttcaaactactatattccataaataatctgaaacaaaatcgaattctgaaacttgcttctaatacacctgaaattaaaaaaagtagttctaatttttgatattcttcgtccaaaaatttcagaaaattagaaaaataaaacggagcgatgtgagaggcgccacctacacgcccctcgcttctcctttatataagtatattgattataaattatctatttattatttttaaaatctgaaaattgcaTACTTTCTactgatataattttattatttttctcgaTTACATGATACatgtaaatttcaatcaaaatagTTTAAGCTGGAAAAACCATTGCATGTACTTCAGTCCTCGCTGTTTAGGTGTGTAAACTGTACGTGCTATATGTTATTTGCGTAAATTAGTATGGTTACCTCCAAATCGCCAGTGCTGAAAGCCTTTCTCACCGGAGCGGAATCATCATAACCGGAGAACTGAGTGAGCTGGTGGTACTGAAGGCCATATATATTTCGGTCAAGTGAAGAAGGAGAACCATAGCTACTGCCCCCACTATAATTACACAGTTCTTcttgcttcatcatcatcatcatctgtgTTGCTGAGTACTCCGGCTTATACTCATTGCTGGGAATCATCAAGCAATCAGCTTGGACTGGAATTGCGAGGTTGTCCAGGAGCGGAGGATGTCCGAAAAAGTCGGTGGAAAAATCATTGGTGGTGGTATAGTTATTAGTACAGCTGGTGTTATTGTATCCGTACATGGCGTGTGGTGTTTTGAGTATGATGTTTGTGTAGCTCTGGGAGTGTGAGTGAGTGAGGTAGCTACACAAGTGAAGATGATGAATAGATGATACGAGTAGCGAGAGTGTTCGACTTGCTACTTTAAAGCGTTTTTTTAAGTGCTGGATGACGTCATCAGCCAACAGAGTCAAATGAAGAGTTGACTTCACTTACTATCACGGGCAACCGCACCTTCCAATTTCTCAAATCGTTAGACTTTCTTTTGAGTGTTTTTACGGGTGATTTACGCGGCTTAAAAAACTCCGcttttcatatttataaatcCTAATGTATGTCTCATGTCTCAATcggttaaaatttattttacacCTATATATAGGTTTTTGGCCTCCTGactttttgaaattaaatcaaataactcTTTTAAATAAGCACttaattcaaattataaataaataaatttatgtatcaagaataaataaataaataaataaatttaaaaagattgCTCTCTCTTCGTACTTATAACTATGATTATTTTTGACGGTGTCGTTTAAAACTGTTTTGTAACTAGTAGGTCTGCTTGGAAGTGCTGTTAAAAATAGTTgtgctggtaaaaaaagtgCGGTTGTGGAAATCAGATAACTAttcagtaatttttttaatatttatttattttgagttataatatgaaaacaaaaaaaagttagtgagatttgatagtgaaatttttaataactttctgcaaaaactgaaaataactttATCCAAAAGCAccggaggacctgctttttctaaaatcAGCTTTTCAGCTGAAAGCTGTTATTCAGAAaaactgcttttagatttaccaaattatttttttacatgtttttcAGGAAAAAACTATTATTGTTATTGTAGAAGCCAACTCAAACAATACCTAAGTGTCAAACAATTTTTTACCAATTTTTAGTAAGAAACTATTACTCTCATCTGTAACAGATAAAAGAGCCTAAAATCTGATCATGTTCATTTGACTTTTTGTGCATGTTACGTTCATTATTGACAAATTTCCATATCAAAGATGCCAATATATGGGTAAACATTACAACTCGAACAAGAGAAATGGAACTTGAACCGAAAATGATAATATACAGAACAATCAATCAATAACTTTAGAGCCTAATCGCTTTTCTCCCATCTTAATCGCCTCCACTTTCTAAGCTTCCAATTACTAATAAAGTTCAATTTTTGTACACGTTTTGGAACCCATGTACAAATCCTTTTTGCAGTTAAAACTGGGCCTCAAGACAATGCCACCCAACTTGAATTTTTGAAGAGATCATTAGACCCCACCACTTTGTAATTAACTTCTAAGAAAACCATCTCTAGCTTGCAGTCCTACATGTTAAAGAAAAAGcataaaagaatatttatttaattcaagtCCATGTGCAGAGCATAAAATACccgataattaaataatttatttagctAGATTAATCATCACTAATTACATTCCGTTCTTAATCATTGTTTAGGAGTTGCCTAATGCGCATTGTTGTCGTCAAGAGCACCTCTTCGTCCTTTCGTAATAGTCCTTGTTTTGTAGTAAAGacgaaatataatatttcaatttagTACTATATTTAGAAGAATGATTTCAGTAAACTGATCAAAATGTTAAACGGCATGCACATATACACGAACCAAATGGACGGGAGCTCCTAGTCACTACTACTATCATGTTTATAATGGTGGTGATAGAGACTGTTCAAAATTTGCTAGCTCGGTAGGTCGTTGACCAAATAAATCTTGGCCAAAAGCACAAGACAAGGGTCAATCTAGCTCATACAgggaaaaacttaaaaaaaaaaaatcttataacGCGTTTATTGTAACAAAAGTAATTAGTATATGTCGATCAATTATAGTCGGCAAATTAAATAAAGTTGACAAATAATTTTTTCCACTCAATAGGCTAACAAATTTTACGTATCTTTATTAGGTATGCATATGAAcacataaaaattttattttaaaatttgatagaacgAGAAGAATGGATGAAATCTAATTCACGTGAAATGCTTATTTCACTTCAATAATTATCATATAACGATtttcattattaaaaatttaaattcacttataattaattattgttttctcatatatttttccttcttctaatttttttataatttttatctcaCTCCATTCAAATCAACGCAACACAAATTTTTACTACAGAACTCAACCCCCATATGCCAACAGCCCAATGAGAAGGATTATACAACATCTGTACCTGTAGCCATCAGTTTGCTTTGATGTATTTGACCTAAGCTAGCGAAGCCACTTTCTAAAATCTTAACCAAGGCATCAAATTACATTGACCCTGCACTCTGTAGATTTTCAACAGCAAGTAATGGAGTTGAGCTCAAATGCTCAATCACAGTAGACTCATTACATGAAAGATTGGGCGGTgggatgttgaaatggactgaCAAAGAAAGGCGAAAGACAGAATAACAAAAGGCCCCCTACCCCTCTTACAAAGATAAGAGCTAACCCAATCCAACAAGCACTATGGTCATTTTCACTCCCGTTTTTCTCTGTAAAGTTGAATAGGAACCGATCTCTTGAATCTCTAGACACGGCTTTTATCGAGGAGGTCCGGAAAATTTTTGGCAAGAGTCAACTCTGGTTTGCCATTTTCACAGTTGGGTTAGGTCTCTAATCATGAGAATACGCTCGCTCGCGTGTGCACACACGCATTGCTTTATTTTACGGTTCGATATCGTGAATTATAAATCGTACCATTTTATTTATTCGGCAAGGAGCCGATTATGCATGCAGGACGAGCATGGCTACTGTCCTCGCGACTCCGCACCGAATTGAATTTGTTATCGCAGATGCATTACAATTTACAGCATTGGGATAAcaaatattcaataaaatattccCCGGATATCTTAAAGTTCTGTGATAACAGTTAATTTGATATGATTGTAGAACTCTGAAATGgagtaatataattttgaatgaaGATTGAAGAAATGCTGGAAAACATCTCTGTCTGTGGCCTCCTGGCACAAACAATAAGTTATCAACTACACGAATGAAACGTTTACGGGCCCGGCCCAATTTCGAACTGTTCCTGCTGCGGGCCAGCATAAAAGTTCCAGCCCAAATCAAGTAAGAATGTAATGAACACTCACTCAGCATTCACCAATATATCGCAAATCATTCGCAATCTTACCCATAAATAAGAATCTCCACCGAATTGGCTAATATTGTAATCGTAAAATATTATGGACATATTTGAAAGTTAGAACTTCGGGTAAAATCAGAGATTTGTGGTATTTTAGAAGTTTGATAATTTGAATCTGATAATGTTATGTTTGATAATTAgccaattaagatagaaatttgaacttatatataaaactaattttcaaaaagctactttgacgagttttttgggttagaaGTTTGGGTATGTATCATAAAAAGTTAATCAAACACCTAATTTACCAACTAGTTTTACAAGAAATCGATactcaaaacatctatttcaatcggCTAGTCAAAAATATCTAATTCAATTCGCTAACAGCGAGTAAATGTTAACCGTTAATTCCCAAATAAGATctagataaaaaaatttgaattcctAAAATATTTTGTAGCCTACAAAATACTATACTTTGATGGTATtgcttataaataaaatatatcacttcaatatagtaatatatgATATGAAATTTTTCTACAAATTTTTTACAGGTCCGTAGAAGCTCCACAAAAAAATTGCTAGATATaccaatttttttctcaaattccaCGTATCATCTTTTAATTGACACATCACTAGTTTAAAAACTCTTTTGAGAAAATAATTGATACTCTTGATCGACAATTTCTTTATACAAGTTAAATGTACCATTGGAgttaattattttgtataatttctaaaataattatttataatatgtattaGTGATTTTtagacataaaaaatatattactggaATTGAgtttttgacaaaatttctaaatttttatttaaaatatatattaatgatttttaggTAAGAGTTACGCAGGATCAGAATATCTAAACCACACTCGCTCAACATTCACCAATATGATAATATTGTTGACGATGAAAAATCTCCAAAACGTACTTCTCAATATCACCTTAACACTCATAATTTCGTAGAAAAATTTATACATGCATAAATTGGTTTTACATCGAAAGTGTGACATTGGTACTAAAAAAGGGAGCAATAtttattaaactaaatattttaagGTTAAACTTGAGAAAAACGCCTCATCTTATATTTCACGTCACTTGTTTACAACTCATCTTAGCAACTTTGCTAGAGAGCATGTGAATGAAAGAAGGCTTCATCTTGATACAGTATGTAAAGTGAGAAATTCATGATAAGAAGATTAGAGTTGCCGAAAGTTGTTACAGTTCTTGTTTACCCAGGTGGGGAAGAATCAAAACCACCTGCTCTCAGATTGTGTGTCAGTAGGAGCGattgtgaagtgaaaaataCGCACAAATATTAACTTACATTCCTCTATACGTAGAGTGCCACTTAAGTTAACATTTTCACCCTCACTTAGTTGGCCAGTCAGCCTGCAATGAAACCAATTTTCTGGTGCTTTTGTAGATTCCACAAAATGAGTCCCACTGCATTATAGTAAGAGCCGTAAAACGTTCCGCAAATGGAGTCGAGTCGGGTTCGACTTTTTTGTATTTTGCATTACTAAATGTGATAAATAAATTTACCAGAggctaataataatataataatataataaaatagttaTAGTTAAAGATTgcgtttttaaaattaaattattcatataatttaatcCAGATACCTGATACGTGCAGCATCTCTGATCTCAACTCGTTATAGTTTGTCTGAAATATAATGATTCATATGCACCCGACAGCTCCACATGTTTGTTGAAATATCGTTTAAGTGCATAAATCATTCTTAATGTTTTCCATGCCTAAAACAAAGATGTAAGTACTAAGTGAATGAAGTttctaaattaaattctttaaatGCTGAAATCAACAACCCTCCTGATTCCTACGATTAATTTATTAGGGTAATATTACCTTGTCTTTTAACAATTCTAGAAGTTCAATTTTTAccttgtaaatataaaaaatttattaagttGATGAGTGATATGATACAATGCTACAAC
This region includes:
- the LOC108208509 gene encoding two-component response regulator-like PRR1; translated protein: MYGYNNTSCTNNYTTTNDFSTDFFGHPPLLDNLAIPVQADCLMIPSNEYKPEYSATQMMMMMKQEELCNYSGGSSYGSPSSLDRNIYGLQYHQLTQFSGYDDSAPVRKAFSTGDLERNNMAQQHHRSQSPLSNESSIIECMNAKACKCSPQEKKDKIEKYRSKRNLRNFNKKIKYVCRKTLADSRPRIRGRFAKNSDENDKGVHLIDEWNHIAADNEEDDENWISFVDAFSANVIP